One segment of Odontesthes bonariensis isolate fOdoBon6 chromosome 1, fOdoBon6.hap1, whole genome shotgun sequence DNA contains the following:
- the psmd13 gene encoding 26S proteasome non-ATPase regulatory subunit 13, whose product MKDVSGYLKQQQSSSSTPEMAAEWHALEDLYNKRLWHQVTLKLTDFVKDPYFKTGDGLIQLYENFICDFEHRINPLSLVEIILYVTRRMTDPKDAITFLEKTKEKVKSSDEAVILCKTTIGSLKLEINDLPATKKLIEEVEEMLNNLPGVTSVHGRFYDLSSKYYRIIGNHASYYKDALRYLGCVDIKDLPETEKQERAFTLGLAGLLGEGVYNFGELLMHPVLETLRNTDKQWLIDTLYAFNQGNVEKFQGFKSAWGQQPDLAAHEAKLMQKIQLLCVMEMTFTRPANHRQLTFTEIAKSAKIPVNEVELLVMKALSVGLIKGNIDEVDQKVQMTWVQPRVLDLQQIKGMKERLDSWCGDVKNMAMLVEQQAHDILT is encoded by the exons ATTGTGGCATCAGGTGACACTTAAGCTGACAGACTTTGTTAAAGATCCTTACTTCAAAACAGGAGATGGCCTCATACAG CTTTATGAAAACTTCATCTGTGACTttgaacacag AATCAATCCACTGTCTCTGGTTGAGATTATACTTTATGTTACCAGACGGATGACAG ATCCAAAAGATGCCATTACTTTTCTTGAGAAGACCAAAGAAAAG GTAAAAAGCAGCGACGAAGCCGTCATACTCTGCAAGACGACTATCGGCAGCCTTAAATTGGAAATCAACGACCTCCCCGCCACCAAG aaACTCATCGAAGAAGTCGAGGAGATGTTGAACAACTTGCCGGGGGTGACGTCGGTCCACGGCCGCTTTTACGACCTCTCCAGCAAATATTACCGCATCATCGGGAACCACGCCTCCTACTACAAGGACGCCCTGCGCTACCTGGGATGCGTGGACATCAAAGACCTTCCAG AAACGGAGAAGCAGGAGAGGGCGTTCACTCTGGGCCTGGCCGGGCTCCTGGGAGAAGGAGTTTACAACTTCGGAGAGCTG ctgatgCATCCTGTGCTGGAGACGCTGAGGAACACGGACAAACAGTGGCTCATCGATACGCTTTACGCCTTCAACCAGGGAAACGTGGAGAAGTTCCAGGGCTTTAAGTCGGCCTGGGGCCAACAG CCTGACCTCGCAGCACACGAAGCGAAACTGATGCAGAAGATCCAGCTGCTCTGTGTGATGGAG ATGACGTTCACCCGCCCCGCCAATCACAGACAGCTGACCTTCACAGAGATCGCCAAGAGCGCCAAAATCCCCGTTAACGAG GTGGAGCTGCTGGTGATGAAGGCTCTGTCCGTGGGCCTGATCAAAGGAAACATCGACGAGGTGGACCAGAAGGTGCAGATGACCTGGGTGCAGCCCAGAGTGCTGGACCTGCAGCAG ATCAAAGGGATGAAGGAGCGTCTGGACTCCTGGTGCGGTGACGTTAAAAACATGGCCATGCTGGTGGAGCAGCAGGCCCACGACATCCTCACCTGA